The following coding sequences are from one Roseimicrobium gellanilyticum window:
- a CDS encoding response regulator transcription factor — translation MKLLLADDDPITLDSLAACLEPEGFTSVLARDGAEAFALWQQQRPALVCLDIMMPRMDGYEVCRRIREQDASVPVLFLSAKSEEVDVVVGLRLGADDFIRKPFGKQELLARIHAALRRSQKNGGSGRPRAFTMQDIMVYPHELRATRGETEMDLTPREVSILQLLHERAGEAVTRDELLDRCWGLQYLPESRTLDQHIAKLRRKVELDVENPHIIETVRGMGYRHRVSAAVG, via the coding sequence ATGAAGCTGCTGCTCGCCGATGATGATCCCATCACGCTTGACTCCTTGGCGGCCTGCCTGGAGCCGGAGGGATTCACCAGCGTGCTGGCCCGGGATGGCGCCGAGGCATTTGCACTCTGGCAGCAGCAGAGACCCGCGCTGGTCTGCCTGGACATCATGATGCCGCGCATGGATGGCTATGAAGTCTGCCGTCGCATCCGTGAACAGGATGCCTCAGTGCCGGTGCTTTTCCTCAGTGCGAAAAGTGAGGAGGTGGATGTGGTCGTGGGCCTGCGGCTGGGCGCGGATGACTTCATCCGCAAACCGTTTGGAAAGCAGGAGCTCCTGGCCCGCATTCATGCGGCCTTGCGCCGCTCCCAGAAGAATGGCGGAAGCGGACGACCAAGGGCTTTCACCATGCAGGATATCATGGTGTATCCACACGAGCTGCGCGCCACGCGTGGCGAGACAGAAATGGATCTCACGCCCCGCGAGGTCTCCATTCTCCAGCTTCTCCACGAGCGTGCCGGTGAAGCGGTCACCCGGGATGAGCTGCTCGATCGCTGCTGGGGCCTGCAATACCTGCCGGAGTCCCGCACGTTGGATCAGCACATCGCCAAGCTGAGGCGAAAGGTGGAGCTGGATGTGGAGAATCCGCATATCATCGAGACAGTACGGGGGATGGGCTATCGCCATCGCGTCAGTGCAGCGGTGGGCTAG